One genomic segment of Drosophila melanogaster chromosome 3R includes these proteins:
- the CG5612 gene encoding uncharacterized protein → MAFNMCANSLCLGLVALLVLAKSSDALQAKRFFGVGERVEGDQLLVKDVLHSRPAGAGELPGVTFTYEILEPITCVEILSEENISAEVKFSLVNRLIVGIIQLAASNQSVNPSAPIVPPTVEFDVTIMVFGLNETSKHFDPSLVINRDQQFEGEMEPYEEIFPEPDQYVEVFDNNRRDDLEIDEGDDNLSEEDIESYTEGPFVTDYFDKPDKYIEVGKRQAGDELLYDCYQTSPDDSEKPTNHSVVFYYIDNNLITYVRFAILDHYANRNISEAEYQAPVAEYSHYTSGTLKAVITDYDSKSLFVQMYVYGYRGRTAPPTYEPFLPPPLWQKAILESRTKSNATPHLTPLQTLQLLLLTGQRTTPPPGVYNDSVEHEEQRSIRPEEMMFERIEDESEGESEKNSALRQMNQGMGMAALLGLLFLILHN, encoded by the exons ATGGCATTTAACATGTGTGCAAATTCGCTTTGCTTGGGCCTAGTTGCCCTTctggttttggccaaaagtagCGACGCCTTGCAGGCAAAACGTTTCTTCGGTGTGGGCGAAAGGGTGGAAGGGGACCAGCTCCTGGTCAAGGATGTGCTCCATTCCCGTCCAGCCGGCGCCGGCGAGCTGCCCGGAGTGACGTTCACCTACGAGATTTTGGAGCCAATCACTTGCGTGGAAATTCTATCGGAGGAA AACATTTCGGCGGAGGTGAAATTCAGCTTGGTGAATCGCCTCATCGTGGGCATAATCCAATTGGCTGCCAGCAATCAAAGCGTTAACCCATCAGCTCCCATTGTTCCACCAACCGTCGAGTTCGATGTGACCATCATGGTGTTTGGCCTAAATGAGACCTCCAAGCATTTCGATCCCTCACTGGTCATCAATCGTGATCAGCAATTTGAGGGCGAGATGGAGCCCTACGAGGAAATCTTCCCGGAACCGGATCAATATGTTGAGGTATTTGACAACAATAGACGCGATGACCTGGAGATCGACGAAGGTGATGACAATCTGTCCGAGGAGGACATCGAGAGCTATACGGAAGGTCCATTCGTAACAGACTATTTCGATAAGCCAGACAAATACATTGAAGTTGGAAAAAGGCAGGCGG GCGATGAACTTCTCTATGATTGCTATCAGACATCGCCGGATGATTCGGAAAAGCCAACCAATCACTCGGTGGTTTTCTACTACATCGACAATAATCTAATAACATACGTGCGGTTTGCTATACTCGAT CACTATGCCAATAGAAATATCTCGGAGGCCGAATACCAAGCGCCGGTGGCAGAGTACAGTCACTATACGAGTGGCACCCTAAAGGCGGTCATCACCGACTACGATTCGAAAAGCCTTTTTGTCCAGATGTACGTCTACGGATATCGGGGGCGCACAGCGCCGCCCACCTATGAGCCCTtcctgccgccgccgctgtgGCAAAAGGCAATTCTGGAGTCGCGGACCAAAAGCAATGCCACTCCGCACCTGACGCCGCTGCAGacgctgcagctgctcctgctgacCGGCCAGCGGACCACCCCGCCGCCAGGAGTGTACAATGATAGCGTGGAGCACGAGGAGCAGCGGAGCATTCGGCCGGAGGAGATGATGTTCGAGCGGATCGAGGATGAGAGTGAGGGTGAGAGTGAGAAGAATTCGGCACTGCGCCAGATGAACCAGGGCATGGGAATGGCGGCGCTGCTGGGCCTGCTCTTCCTGATCCTGCATAACTAG
- the CG5639 gene encoding uncharacterized protein, whose translation MAHYDQRWLKLFSGCLFLLLLALQVSEAKRSNANLTACQHLRRSESRRAKALEGSSVRVPRCQKNGDFDAIQCQDEKHGRDCWCVDDYGVELPGSRNETRTGVVCAEPKHCAASACRMFCPSGFARDPDTGCSVCRCRDPCDGLECPRGQSCQLQEVQCKSEPCPPLPTCKKARSLANLCPAGLPLAIDDTVRPFLCGQEPGKPQCPPLYQCLVESGNDYGVCCPSALTFQKPGICPAPDHSQYTERTGYMCGSPCSHDLECRNMEKCCFTKGCQFNCQQPGNVTSCHQAKALADILSINEREGRGYVPECNGPGGQFSPRQCSRNGLVCWCVDPRTGHKIKETMGAANNVNCDGWENMISRSYARSFQMEQCDTNICAAVCEYGFKNDHNGCPTCECSEPCDGFKCSIGSHCEVATDPLCESGSSLCASWPVCKPDLVYSNPCDVGTPLSDPATGEVMYCFEDRQGRSFQPTAFFEPEPESLSKQGRSMSNRIMCPEQYKCTKLHRETENVCCPVPEKPNPAEEATGTHQQTMCEYLRDFSERMEGTEEGMQLAVPSPRCTNDGDYEGRQCQLKKVRVTRAKQRKILEENTIRRMRMLLASAAPSASKRSRRDLERLKLYRVDDSALKIQVAAPVMGRSAKVIDMGADRQQGLGQLFETEFKKVASASKRPPDNENELVEMEVEQCWCVDSFGTEIPRSRGFNVTDDTCRSLREDLDCLDLTCRMGCEYGFSLDPDTRCPACQCRDPCEGVTCGSGKECRVVDVSCEGEYCPPVPACLPRKPGQCPYLVPPGPDNLDANTCAYECRTDAHCDGARRCCSNGCGTQCVDPQLKTACQHLQAIQLHQSSELGIPARQMAVAQCDPNNGKWNQVQCSPDGHCWCVDDQGKILPGTRVKSPATPKCQENSSFACPKTNCSLECESGYQMDSNGCPTCECRNYCNEVSCSPHEECQLISVECVDSPCPKMPICVPRRASICPEGNPLQQGDLDMSCGPHNEHEVCPTTHSCQLNPVNNRGVCCSKTRDVCFESMDNGCLATGKSEKNSTRYRFSPKANKCLPVVIDSEAPACQTKNLFHNELACNSVCPVLTQCERLKLKNNLAAQRTGHSSVWFQPRCDPVTGHWSPVQCLGKQPQPMDRHTEIVSRAFASEPAASAGEEAPGVCWCADKKGAPLKGTLTRESEPICNSRQARNRKAFDSGDPLMEQLIAQLTQLNDVASEDLDFDELEARVLPATASAAESSVTERVLELANSLLDSQLSVEQATLKPMELKTTRCRALSKTAPFPVSCDEAGAFRPLQCNGRSCWCVDAAGNQLQSTHVFGAGDRRCSHVPIEAVAIELHLTNSSGRSIRNAYDTIRRELQQLLGGESVENLRVQENFDGSAIVRFELHNEAKVDLAFAIEAAISAGDFRLAGGHFRPDLTRSHFVHRSAHVPVAQAATAQDESIQLVLFIMATSSAFLVSIFVVYVMLKRNRNLKAANPYLKGEGGDKPVDYSAPIFVLAADMDSKKGFAA comes from the exons ATGGCGCACTATGATCAACGTTGGCTGAAACTCTTCTCCGGCTGCCTTTTCCTCCTTTTGCTGGCTCTGCAGGTTTCGGAGGCAAAGCGATCAAATG CCAATCTTACGGCCTGCCAGCATTTAAGGCGCTCGGAGTCGCGAAGAGCGAAAGCTCTGGAAGGATCATCTGTACGCGTACCTCGATGCCAAAAGAACGGCGACTTTGATGCCATCCAGTGCCAGGATGAGAAACACGGACGCGATTGCTGGTGTGTGGATGACTACGGCGTGGAGCTGCCCGGCAGTCGAAATGAGACGCGTACGGGCGTGGTATGCGCCGAACCGAAGCATTGTGCCGCCTCCGCGTGCCGCATGTTCTGTCCCTCGGGTTTCGCCAGGGATCCGGACACGGGTTGTTCCGTTTGCCGCTGCCGGGATCCGTGCGATGGGCTGGAGTGTCCACGTGGCCAGTCCTGCCAACTGCAGGAGGTGCAGTGCAAATCGGAGCCATGTCCACCACTGCCCACGTGCAAGAAGGCCAGATCGCTGGCCAATCTCTGTCCCGCCGGCTTGCCGCTCGCCATCGACGACACCGTGAGACCATTCCTCTGTGGCCAGGAGCCGGGAAAGCCGCAGTGTCCACCACTTTACCAGTGCCTAGTGGAGTCCGGAAACGACTACGGAGTGTGCTGCCCCAGTGCGCTGACCTTCCAGAAACCAGGCATCTGTCCAGCTCCCGATCACTCGCAGTACACTGAGCGAACGGGCTACATGTGCGGTTCACCCTGCTCCCACGACTTGGAGTGTCGGAACATGGAGAAGTGCTGCTTCACCAAGGGATGCCAGTTCAATTGCCAGCAGCCGGGAAATGTTACAAGTTGTCACCAGGCCAAGGCCCTGGCCGACATCTTATCGATTAATGAGCGCGAAGGACGCGGCTATGTGCCCGAGTGCAACGGTCCTGGTGGTCAGTTCTCCCCGCGGCAATGTTCCAGGAACGGACTCGTCTGCTGGTGTGTAGATCCCCGTACCGGACACAAGATCAAGGAAACCATGGGTGCGGCCAACAATGTTAACTGCGATGGATGGGAGAACATGATTAGCAGGTCGTATGCCAGGAGTTTCCAGATGGAGCAGTGCGACACAAACATCTGCGCCGCTGTCTGCGAGTACGGATTTAAG AATGACCACAACGGCTGTCCCACTTGCGAGTGCTCCGAGCCCTGCGATGGCTTCAAGTGCTCCATTGGCTCCCACTGCGAAGTGGCCACGGATCCGTTGTGTGAATCCGGTTCTTCCCTGTGTGCCTCATGGCCCGTCTGCAAGCCTGATCTAGTGTACTCCAATCCCTGCGATGTGGGAACTCCACTTTCAGACCCCGCAACCGGTGAGGTGATGTATTGCTTCGAGGATCGTCAAGGACGCAGCTTCCAGCCCACAGCCTTCTTTGAACCCGAACCGGAATCACTGTCAAAGCAAGGTCGCTCCATGAGCAACAGGATTATGTGTCCGGAGCAGTACAAGTGCACCAAACTGCATCGGGAAACGGAGAATGTGTGCTGTCCAGTGCCGGAGAAACCAAATCCAGCTGAGGAGGCAACGGGAACGCATCAGCAAACCA TGTGCGAATATCTGAGGGACTTTTCCGAGCGCATGGAGGGCACTGAGGAGGGCATGCAACTGGCGGTTCCTTCGCCACGTTGCACCAACGATGGCGACTACGAGGGTCGCCAGTGTCAGTTGAAGAAGGTACGGGTCACCCGCGCCAAACAACGCAAAATTCTCGAGGAGAATACCATTCGGCGCATGAGGATGCTGCTCGCCAGTGCTGCACCAAGTGCCTCCAAGCGGTCTCGTCGGGATTTGGAACGCCTGAAACTGTACCGCGTGGATGACAGCGCTCTAAAAATCCAAGTGGCTGCTCCTGTCATGGGTCGGAGTGCCAAGGTGATCGACATGGGTGCAGATCGTCAGCAGGGATTGGGACAACTCTTCGAGACGGAGTTCAAGAAGGTGGCCTCGGCATCCAAGAGGCCGCCGGATAATGAGAATGAGCTGGTGGAAATGGAGGTGGAGCAGTGCTGGTGTGTGGATAGCTTTGGCACAGAAATTCCCCGATCTCGAGGCTTTAATGTCACCGATGATACCTGCCGAAGTCTGAGGGAGGACTTGGACTGCCTGGATCTCACCTGTCGAATGGGTTGTGAGTATGGCTTCTCCCTGGATCCGGACACCCGTTGTCCGGCCTGCCAGTGTCGTGATCCTTGTGAGGGTGTGACCTGCGGCTCTGGAAAGGAATGCCGAGTGGTGGACGTGAGCTGCGAGGGTGAATACTGTCCTCCAGTCCCCGCCTGTTTGCCTAGGAAGCCGGGACAGTGTCCTTACCTGGTTCCACCGGGTCCTGATAACCTGGATGCCAACACCTGTGCCTACGAGTGCCGTACCGATGCCCATTGTGATGGAGCCCGACGCTGTTGCTCCAATGGATGTGGCACCCAGTGTGTGGATCCTCAATTGAAAACCGCCTGCCAGCACTTGCAGGCCATTCAGCTGCACCAGAGTTCCGAGCTGGGCATCCCCGCCCGGCAAATGGCGGTGGCCCAATGTGACCCAAATAATGGCAAATGGAATCAGGTCCAGTGCTCACCCGATGGTCACTGCTGGTGTGTGGATGATCAGGGTAAAATCCTGCCTGGCACAAGGGTCAAATCTCCAGCAACACCCAAATGCCAGGAGAACTCTAGCTTCGCGTGCCCAAAGACGAACTGCAGCCTAGAGTGCGAGAGTGGCTACCAGATGGACTCCAATGGTTGTCCCACCTGCGAGTGTAGAAACTACTGCAACGAAGTAAGCTGCTCCCCTCACGAGGAATGCCAATTGATCTCTGTGGAATGTGTGGACAGTCCGTGCCCGAAGATGCCCATATGTGTGCCCCGAAGAGCCTCCATTTGTCCCGAGGGTAATCCTCTCCAGCAAGGCGACTTGGACATGAGCTGTGGACCCCACAATGAGCACGAAGTGtgccccaccacccactcctGTCAGCTGAATCCGGTCAATAACCGTGGTGTTTGCTGCTCCAAGACCCGTGATGTTTGCTTCGAGTCCATGGATAATGGTTGTCTGGCCACTGGCAAATCGGAGAAAAATAGCACGCGCTATAGGTTCAGTCCCAAGGCAAACAAGTGCCTACCCGTGGTCATCGACTCCGAGGCACCCGCCTGCCAAACTAAGAACCTCTTCCACAACGAACTCGCCTGCAACTCCGTGTGTCCAG TGCTCACTCAATGCGAGCGCCTGAAGCTCAAGAACAACCTGGCTGCCCAGCGAACAGGACACTCCTCAGTTTGGTTCCAACCAAGATGTGACCCAGTCACTGGCCACTGGAGTCCCGTGCAATGCTTGGGCAAGCAGCCCCAACCCATGGACAGGCACACGGAGATCGTTAGTCGCGCCTTTGCATCGGAACCAGCTGCATCCGCTGGCGAGGAAGCGCCCGGAGTTTGCTGGTGTGCGGACAAGAAGGGTGCTCCTCTAAAGGGAACCCTCACCCGGGAGAGCGAACCCATATGCAATAGTCGACAGGCTCGTAACCGCAAGGCATTCGATTCTGGCGATCCTCTGATGGAGCAACTGATTGCTCAGCTCACCCAACTGAATGATGTCGCTAGCGAGGATCTGGACTTCGATGAGCTGGAGGCTAGGGTGCTGCCTGCCACCGCCAGTGCAGCGGAGTCCAGTGTTACGGAGAGAGTACTAGAGCTGGCGAACTCACTGCTGGACTCTCAGCTATCCGTGGAGCAGGCCACCCTGAAACCCATGGAGCTGAAGACCACACGTTGTCGAGCTCTGTCGAAAACGGCACCATTCCCGGTCAGTTGCGATGAGGCAGGAGCCTTCCGCCCGCTGCAGTGCAACGGCAGAAGTTGCTGGTGCGTCGATGCGGCCGGCAACCAGCTACAGTCCACCCACGTCTTTGGAGCTGGCGATCGTCGCTGCAGTCATGTTCCGATAGAGGCGGTGGCCATCGAACTCCATCTGACCAACAGCAGTGGCCGGAGTATAAGGAATGCCTACGACACCATCCGGCGGGAACTGCAGCAGCTACTCGGCGGTGAGTCCGTCGAAAACTTGCGCGTCCAAGAGAACTTCGATGGATCCGCTATTGTCCGTTTTGAGCTGCACAACGAGGCCAAGGTGGACTTGGCCTTTGCCATCGAGGCGGCAATTTCCGCCGGCGACTTCCGCCTGGCGGGCGGTCACTTCCGGCCGGACTTGACCCGCTCCCACTTTGTGCACCGCAGTGCTCATGTCCCAGTGGCTCAGGCGGCCACCGCCCAGGACGAGTCCATCCAGCTGGTGCTGTTCATAATGGCCACCAGTTCCGCCTTCCTGGTCAGCATATTTGTGGTCTATGTCATGCTGAAGCGAAACCGGAACCTCAAGGCGGCGAATCCCTATTTGAAGGGCGAAGGAGGCGACAAGCCTGTGGACTACTCCGCACCCATTTTCGTGCTGGCCGCCGACATGGACAGCAAGAAGGGGTTCGCCGCGTAG
- the dsd gene encoding distracted, isoform C — translation MCLAAEPPQKQPNRSSTSPTFNAKYRRKCLLLLTLLLFHGCFSGLHRAAAFNCTAHGGRCQNDGQCQEDGQCLCADGWQGPECQFCGGKVRMYHPMGTIHDGWGNYSVSVKCSWLIDARHPHWNRRHNTNPSRTANIRIHLREFATECGWDHLYIYDGDSVDSPLLAVFSGLMYRGNFSIRRVPQVIATSGTALVHFFSDDAYNMSGFNLTYKMNSCPSDSDEVECSGHGKCRDGDCICDPMYRGEACNIAACPNNCFESKNQGHCRLDQERCSCYEGFAGDDCSQISAHGAWSTVHPKHSPAPAGSASHGATIWRDTLHIVGGESYGRGKLMSTYDFNGNVWETVHPEDGSEVPDKRYGASTVMYGDKIFMYGGVVKGHGISNELWAFDVSARTWANISVRADPSCNATGGTTAMCGPLHVVGHTATLVPGYGDKNNYQYMVVIFGHSPNYGYLNTVQEFNFASREWRIVPTTGYVVKGGYGHSAAYDFLTEKVYVYGGIVSESESSQVLSSRLYAYEPATRVWSLLSAAPSARLLHTANFVNQGLMMVFGGNTHNDTSQSYGAKCYSQDLLVYDVYCDSWHYHPMPGHLQADLARFGHSSVVFEESLYIYGGFNGQLLNDMLRYQPGYCSYYTKQEKCTAARPGVKCIWDVQKMRCIAITQVQRSAIYGREQYDYVACPSKSRLTLTSELLHDVHRCQELASCQSCVSTAFGCTYCGNGVCSKERCRETTSMASVFFESSTQMAVSTASPPLNAKHLDSCPISEEYLVSSVCDQLHNCRACSANLACRWDSEHNRCKSYTSYGGLALNRTQDEVACSPSCASLTNCQNCTEDECIWCQNEQRCVDRNAYTASFPYGQCREWTTFTAKCRSAPIQSTALAVGSTTALSSAQCGYYNSCQMCLDDPACGWCDNGSNTGLGRCVVGGALAPYDDTECALKHWFFTSCPRCNCNGHSYCNDQQHCEQPCNNLTTGAHCEKCRTGYWGNPINGGKCQRCDCNGQGVYCHPDTGKCFCTTKGIVGDHCEKCDSQNHYHGDPLKGSCYYELTIDYQFTFNLSKKEDRHFTQINFRNSPGKPEIDADFTITCSVPAKMDISVKRAGSPDMLILVGVNCSTFRHRFPKTDYQFGHSPDDNSSLTTFYVFVHDFQPPIWIQIAFSQYPKLNLQQFFITFSSCFLLLLLMAAVLWKIKQKYDMFRRRQRLFVEMEQMASRPFSQVLVDIENRESIDLSLTLEGIGHLSKKRKKECPSPIALEPCSGNRAAVLSLLVRLPTGGLSQAPSGQSAGLAVASALVTLGNPRRPSIDQHPKEPKSKRKQSQHPDSCT, via the exons ATGTGCCTGGCGGCGGAGCCACCGCAGAAGCAACCGAACCGGAGCAGCACCTCACCCACATTCAACGCCAAGTACAGGCGAAAATGCCTGCTCCTCCTCACGCTGCTCCTCTTCCACGGCTGCTTCAGCGGACTCCATCGGGCGGCCGCCTTCAACTGCACCGCCCACGGCGGCCGCTGCCAGAACGACGGCCAGTGCCAGGAGGACGGCCAGTGCCTCTGCGCCGACGGCTGGCAGGGACCGGAGTGCCAGTTCTGTGGCGGAAAAGTGCG CATGTACCACCCCATGGGCACAATACACGACGGATGGGGCAACTATTCGGTGAGTGTCAAGTGCAGCTGGCTAATCGACGCCAGACATCCGCACTGGAACCGCCGACACAATACCAATCCGTCGCGAACCGCCAACATACGGATCCACCTGCGAGAGTTCGCCACGGAGTGCGGCTGGGATCATCTGTACATATACGATGGCGACAGCGTGGACTCGCCCCTGCTGGCGGTGTTCAG TGGCCTCATGTATCGCGGCAACTTCTCCATTCGTCGAGTGCCACAGGTGATAGCGACATCCGGCACGGCGCTGGTGCACTTCTTCAGTGACGATGCCTACAACATGTCCGGTTTCAACCTCACCTACAAGATGAACAGTTGTCCCTCGGATAGCGATG AGGTGGAGTGTTCCGGCCATGGCAAGTGTCGCGATGGCGACTGCATCTGTGATCCCATGTACAGGGGTGAAGCCTGCAACATAGCCGCCTGTCCCAACAACTGCTTCGAGTCCAAGAACCAGGGCCATTGTCGTCTTGACCAGGAACG CTGCTCCTGTTACGAGGGCTTCGCCGGCGACGATTGCAGTCAGATCAGCGCCCACGGCGCCTGGTCCACGGTCCACCCGAAGCACTCGCCGGCGCCAGCCGGAAGCGCCTCCCATGGCGCCACCATCTGGCGAGACACGTTGCACATTGTGGGCGGCGAATCGTACGGACGAGGCAAACTAATGAGCACCTATGACTTCAATGGCAACGTATGGGAGACTGTGCACCCGGAGGATGGTAGCGAGGTTCCTGACAAGCGATACGGTGCCTCGACAGTGATGTACGGCGACAAGATCTTCATGTACGGTGGAGTGGTCAAGGGCCACGGCATCTCCAACGAACTGTGGGCCTTCGACGTCTCGGCGCGAACGTGGGCGAACATCTCGGTAAGAGCGGATCCCTCGTGCAACGCCACTGGAGGAACCACCGCTATGTGCGGACCCCTGCATGTGGTGGGTCACACAGCTACCTTGGTTCCCGGTTACGGGGACAAAAACAACTACCAGTACATGGTTGTTATCTTCGGTCACTCTCCAAACTACGGCTACCTCAACACAGTGCAGGAGTTCAACTTTGCATCACGAGAGTGGCGCATCGTCCCCACCACCGGCTATGTGGTGAAAGGCGGATACGGACACAGTGCCGCGTACGACTTTCTTACGGAGAAGGTGTACGTCTACGGTGGAATAGTCTCCGAGAGTGAGTCCAGTCAGGTGCTGAGCTCTAGGTTGTATGCCTATGAACCGGCAACGCGAGTTTGGAGTCTGCTGTCTGCGGCGCCAAGTGCGCGTCTACTTCACACGGCAAACTTTGTGAACCAGGGACTAATGATGGTCTTCGGTGGCAATACGCACAACGACACATCGCAGAGCTACGGCGCGAAATGCTATAGCCAGGACCTGCTCGTGTACGACGTGTACTGCGACTCGTGGCACTACCATCCGATGCCGGGCCACCTGCAGGCGGATCTGGCCCGCTTCGGTCACAGTTCGGTTGTGTTCGAGGAGTCGCTGTACATTTATGGCGGCTTCAATGGCCAGCTGCTAAACGATATGCTGCGCTACCAGCCGGGCTACTGCAGCTACTACACCAAACAGGAGAAGTGCACGGCAGCGCGACCTGGAGTGAAGTGTATTTGGGACGTGCAAAAGATGCGTTGCATCGCCATTACCCAGGTTCAAAGATCGGCGATCTACGGACGCGAGCAATACGACTATGTGGCTTGCCCGTCGAAGAGCCGTCTTACCCTCACTTCAGAGTTACTCCACGATGTGCACCGTTGCCAGGAACTGGCCAGCTGTCAATCGTGCGTGTCCACCGCCTTTGGTTGCACATACTGCGGAAACGGAGTGTGCAGCAAGGAGCGGTGTCGTGAAACCACCTCAATGGCTTCGGTCTTCTTCGAGTCGTCCACACAAATGGCAGTGTCCACGGCTAGTCCGCCGCTAAATGCCAAGCATCTGGATTCGTGCCCCATCTCCGAGGAGTACCTGGTGTCATCTGTGTGCGATCAGCTGCACAATTGTCGCGCCTGCTCTGCCAACCTGGCGTGTCGCTGGGACTCGGAGCACAACCGCTGCAAAAGCTACACTTCCTACGGTGGTTTGGCGCTCAACCGGACGCAGGATGAGGTGGCCTGCTCGCCGTCCTGCGCTTCATTGACCAACTGCCAGAATTGCACCGAGGACGAGTGCATCTGGTGCCAAAACGAACAGCGCTGCGTGGACCGCAATGCCTACACGGCCAGCTTTCCTTACGGTCAGTGCCGAGAGTGGACCACCTTCACAGCCAAGTGCCGGTCGGCTCCCATCCAATCAACGGCACTGGCCGTGGGCAGCACTACGGCACTGTCAAGTGCTCAATGTGGCTACTACAACAGCTGCCAGATGTGCCTGGACGATCCGGCTTGCGGTTGGTGTGACAATGGCTCTAACACCGGTCTGGGCAGGTGCGTGGTTGGCGGAGCACTGGCACCCTACGATGACACGGAGTGCGCCCTAAAGCACTGGTTCTTTACGTCCTGCCCCCGGTGCAATTGCAACGGGCATTCGTATTGTAATGACCAACAGCATTGTGAACAGCCATGCAATAATCTGACGACAGGAGCGCACTGCGAGAAGTGTCGCACTGGATACTGGGGTAATCCCATAAACGGGGGAAAATGCCAGCGATGCGATTGCAACGGCCAAGGCGTTTACTGTCATCCGGACACTGGGAAGTGTTTCTGCACCACCAAGGGTATAGTCGGTGATCACTGCGAGAAGTGCGACTCCCAGAACCATTACCACGGTGATCCGCTAAAGGGCTCCTGCTACTACGAGCTGACCATCGACTACCAGTTCACGTTTAATCTTTCAAAGAAGGAGGATCGCCACTTTACACAAATTAACTTCAGGAACTCACCGGGAAAGCCGGAGATCGATGCGGATTTCACCATTACGTGCAGCGTGCCGGCCAAAATGGACATTTCGGTCAAGAGGGCTGGCTCGCCGGACATGCTGATCTTGGTGGGCGTTAACTGCTCAACGTTCCGTCATCGGTTCCCCAAGACGGACTACCAATTCGGGCACTCGCCCGATGACAACAGCTCCCTGACCACGTTCTACGTGTTCGTGCACGACTTCCAGCCCCCAATCTGGATACAAATTGCCTTCTCACAGTATCCCAAGCTCAACCTGCAGCAATTCTTCATCACATTCTCCTCCTGCTtcctactgctgctgcttatgGCCGCCGTCCTGTGGAAGATTAAGCAGAAGTACGACATGTTCCGGCGGCGTCAGCGATTGTTCGTCGAAATGGAACAGATGGCGAGTCGACCGTTTTCCCAG GTGCTGGTCGATATCGAGAACCGCGAAAGTATTGATCTGAGTCTGACGCTGGAGGGCATTGGCCACCTGTCCAAAAAACGCAAAAAG GAATGCCCTAGTCCCATCGCTTTGGAGCCTTGCAGTGGCAACCGAGCCGCTGTGCTCTCGCTTCTAGTCCGGCTGCCCACGG GTGGCCTTTCGCAAGCGCCTTCTGGCCAGTCCGCTGGTCTGGCTGTGGCCAGCGCCTTAGTCACGTTGGGCAATCCGCGTCGTCCGTCGATCGATCAGCATCCGAAGGAGCCAAAGTCAAAGCGCAAGCAGAGCCAGCACCCAGACAGTTGTACATAA